One Cricetulus griseus strain 17A/GY chromosome 5, alternate assembly CriGri-PICRH-1.0, whole genome shotgun sequence genomic window carries:
- the Gpr161 gene encoding G-protein coupled receptor 161 isoform X2 has protein sequence MSLNSSPHYRKELSNLTATEGGEGGVVTEFIAIIIITVFVCLGNLVIVVTLYKKSYLLTLSNKFVFSLTLSNFLLSVLVLPFVVTSCIRREWIFGVVWCNFSALLYLLISSASMLTLGVIAIDRYYAVLYPMVYPMKITGNRAVMALVYIWLHSLIGCLPPLFGWSSLEFDEFKWMCVAAWHREPGYTVFWQIWCALFPFLIMLVCYGFIFRVARVKARKVHCGSVVIVEEDAQRTGRKNSSTSTSSSGSRRNAFQGVVYSANQCKALITILVVIGAFMVTWGPYMVVITSEALWGKNYVSPTLETWATWLSFTSAICHPLIYGLWNKTVRKELLGMCFGDRYYREPFVQRQRTSRLFSISNRITDLGLSPHLTALMAGGQSLGHSSSTGDTGFSYSQDSGTDVMLLEDCTSDDNPPPHCTCPPRRRSSVTFEDEVEQSKEAAKNSILHVKAEVHKSLDSYAASLAKAIEAEAKINLFGEEALPGVLLTARTVPGASFGGRRGSRTLLNQRLPLQSIEEGDILAAEQR, from the exons ATGAGCCTCAACTCCTCCCCCCACTACAGGAAGGAGCTGAGCAATCTCACTGCAACGGAGGGTGGTGAAGGGGGTGTGGTCACTGAGTtcattgccatcatcatcatcaccgtaTTCGTCTGCCTGGGCAACTTGGTCATTGTCGTCACCTTGTACAAGAAGTCCTACCTCCTCACCCTCAGCAACAAGTTCGTCTTCAGCCTGACCCTGTCCAACTTCCTGCTGTCGGTGCTGGTGCTGCCGTTTGTGGTAACTAGCTGCATCCGGAGGGAATGGATCTTTGGCGTGGTCTGGTGCaacttctctgctcttctctacCTGCTGATCAGCTCGGCCAGCATGCTCACCCTCGGGGTCATTGCCATCGACCG CTATTACGCTGTCCTGTATCCAATGGTGTACCCCATGAAGATCACAGGGAACCGAGCCGTGATGGCTCTTGTCTACATCTGGCTCCACTCCCTCATTGGTTGCTTGCCACCCCTATTTGGTTGGTCATCGTTGGAGTTTGATGAGTTCAAGTGGATGTGTGTGGCTGCGTGGCACCGGGAGCCTGGCTACACTGTCTTCTGGCAGATCTGGTGTGCcctgttcccctttctcatcaTGCTAGTATGCTATGGTTTCATCTTCCGTGTGGCCAGGGTCAAGGCCCGAAAAGtgcactgtggctctgtggtcaTTGTGGAGGAGGATGCCCAGAGGACCGGGAGGAAGAATTCTAGtacctccacttcctcctcaggcagcaggaggaATGCCTTTCAAGGCGTGGTCTATTCAGCTAACCAGTGCAAAGCCCTCATTACCATTCTTGTGGTCATTGGCGCCTTCATGGTCACTTGGGGCCCCTACATGGTTGTCATTACCTCAGAGGCACTCTGGGGGAAGAACTATGTCTCCCCAACCCTGGAGACTTGGGCCACATGGCTGTCCTTTACCAGTGCCATCTGCCACCCTCTGATCTATGGACTCTGGAACAAGACTGTTCGCAAGGAGCTCCTGGGCATGTGCTTTGGGGACCGTTATTACCGGGAACCATTTGTGCAGCGACAGAGGACCTCCAGGCTCTTCAGCATTTCCAACAGGATCACAG ATCTGGGCCTGTCCCCACACCTCACGGCTCTCATGGCAGGTGGACAGTCCCTGGGACATAGCAGCAGCACTGGGGACACCGGCTTCAGCTACTCCCAGGATTCAG GGACGGATGTGATGCTGCTGGAAGACTGCACTTCTGATGACAACCCTCCCCCACACTGCACGTGCCCACCCAGGAGAAGGAGCTCCGTGACATTTGAGGACGAAGTAGAACAGAGCAAAG AGGCTGCCAAGAACTCTATTCTTCATGTGAAAGCCGAAGTCCACAAATCTTTGGACAGTTACGCAGCCAGCTTGGCTAAAGCCATTGAGGCCGAAGCCAAAATCAACTTATTCGGGGAGGAGGCTTTGCCAGGGGTCTTGCTCACAGCACGGACTGTCCCAGGGGCTAGCTTTGGGGGGCGTCGAGGCAGCAGGACTCTTTTAAATCAGAGGTTACCACTGCAGAGCATTGAGGAAGGGGACATCTTAGCTGCAGAACAGAGATGA